The following proteins are encoded in a genomic region of Cataglyphis hispanica isolate Lineage 1 chromosome 1, ULB_Chis1_1.0, whole genome shotgun sequence:
- the LOC126850667 gene encoding tetratricopeptide repeat protein 5-like, with protein sequence MSAIIDDKVVAGAKNSNTIKEDPIVALTEKVKALYLFRDRYFETHSIDEAIKKNTDVEKEMKDTLSKFDECKGYEIDGSRAKYYYLKGRALNVVDRFIPQAEELLSKAVKLEPKLIEAWNELGECYWKNDDIKQAKNCFAGALQHDRNKVSLRNLSMVLRQEQTSSIEQRTKNIQQGVEYAKEAVSLDTTDGISWAILGNSYLSSFFTVAQSPTTLRLCMSAYIQAEKDIIARSNPDLFYNKAIALKYQEEYKLALQSFENAIALDPLWETPCNKRDELLKYLKDIQNLINHNGHVKPKRLCQLIRALDIKHLGPYKGGSYTSGEKSLKLDLIPLKELALGLNTEKVVFGKVICWIQDSDCVPFAFCLVDEQKTCIVVTVYNLAKGRGVTIGDSVGIPEPFVIHQKFSYMNNEFDYKSIRVETPIVLVVNGRKLGREQQASANLHSYKKTD encoded by the exons ATGTCTGCAATTATAGATGACAAAGTTGTTGCAGGTGCGAAGAATTCAAATACCATCAAGGAAGACCCGATTGTAGCGTTAACA gaAAAAGTGAAAGCCTTGTATCTCTTTCGAGATCGCTACTTTGAAACACATTCTATTGatgaagcaataaaaaaaaatactgatgtcgaaaaagaaatgaaagacACGCTGAGCAAGTTTGATGAATGTAAAGGATATGAGATTGATGGTTCacgtgcaaaatattattatttaaaaggaaGAGCTTTGAATGTAGTGGATCGTTTTATTCCACAAGCAGAGGAGCTTTTAAGTAAAGCTGTGAAATTAGAGCCTAAATTAATAGAAGCGTGGAATGAATTAGGGGAATGTTATTGGAAGAATGATGATATAAAAcaagcaaaaaattgttttgctgGTGCTTTGCAACAt gatAGGAACAAAGTATCTTTGCGAAATTTGTCAATGGTGCTTAGACAAGAACAAACTTCATCTATTGAACAACggacaaaaaatattcaacaaggAGTTGAGTATGCTAAAGAAGCTGTAAGCCTCGATACAACTGATGGAATCTCTTGGGCCATATTAGGAAATTCTTACTTGTCTTCTTTCTTTACAGTTGCACAAAGTCCAACTACTTTACGTCTATGCATGTCAGCATACATACAAGCG gagaAAGATATCATTGCAAGAAGTAATCCggatttgttttataataaggCAATA GCTCTAAAATATcaagaagaatataaattagcaTTACAATCATTTGAAAATGCAATAGCACTCGATCCCCTTTGGGAAACACCATGCAATAAACgagatgaattattaaaatatcttaaagatattcaaaatttaattaatcacaatGGACATGTAAAACCAAAAAGATTATGCCAATTGATACGG gCATTGGATATTAAGCATTTAGGACCATACAAAGGTGGCTCATACACATCTggagaaaaatctttaaaattagatttaattccATTGAAAGAATTAGCTCTTGGACTGAATACTGAGAAAGTTGTATTTGGAAAAGTGATTTGTTGGATACAAGACTCGGATTGTGTTCCATT tgctTTTTGTCTTGTGGATGAACAAAAGACATGTATTGTTGTTACTGTATACAATCTAGCTAAAGGTCGAGGAGTTACGATCGGAGATTCTGTTGGTATACCAGAGCCTTTTGTCATACATCAAAAATTCTCCTATATGAATAAT gaatTTGACTACAAATCTATTCGCGTTGAAACTCCGATTGTACTTGTAGTTAATGGAAGAAAGTTAGGTCGCGAACAACAAGCCAGCGCAAATTTGCacagttataaaaaaacagattaa
- the LOC126849671 gene encoding A disintegrin and metalloproteinase with thrombospondin motifs 7 isoform X2, protein MLHGDHGEFWLEPVAVSLEEKRGTSSTDEMTTDDLGAGARSSVCRGPTAPGGRPHLVFRRSAEQQQQQIEIGAGGRSRRRRKKKRKQERNCGTREPRRLTETRLEWQTQPGLVQVQGRGRRKHHQAKWHRSKRSISTPRHVEVLVVADMTMMAFHQDGDVETYLLTIMNMVSALYLDPTIGNFINIVVVRIILVEEEDTEQGLDIAINADRTLYNFCKWQQKLNPGDDSHPNHHDVAILVTREDICSRANTPCSTLGVAHVAGMCQPDRSCSVNEDNGITLAHTITHELGHNFGMYHDTEKIGCSKREGDTLHVMTPTFEVDAVGVAWSRCSRRDITNFLDQGKGDCLEDEPAGNDYAYPDLPPGAMYNAEHQCRLQFGVREASVCSPLHEICSKLWCIVDGSCTTMLHPAAPGTHCGKHMWCQNQECVPIVDRPRQIDGGWGEWGSWSECSRTCGAGVSIVERKCDHPEPAHGGKFCIGERRRYKICNTQSCPEGTPSFRAIQCSNYDGKEYKGKNYTWLPYFDQTEPCELYCTDTEESVIVPWGEAALDGTPCNVGTRDMCIAGICRKVGCDWMVDSDATEDRCGICHGDGTQCETTSGVYDKNDGPGYKEVIVIPSGSRNIKIEEIGNSKNYIGIGVPNSDKYFLNGKRQITLAGEYEVAGTPALYERDRDREKIRIPGPIKEDIAVYLIYRGHYRNFGLRYEYTVPKKKPDRAPEYSWVSSDWTLCTVTCGGGTQTSHAICREKKSGTVEDHFCDGIEKPEPKSRECNSNPCPARWWVGPWQMCPVTCGDSALRKRSVMCVFSGAGTDRSDLALPDRDCDKNIRPEEVEPCPDLPPCGPTSEIPLFVYADNKDMSFYNISLNEQDGITIVDSLTTEEPEILEFDNVVDENPDNSMYNTKSKWTVSKWSHCSNGKRNRKVTCSVPGDCNPDNKPTSIEDCYSGKWITGNWGSCNATCLIKSGIKYREVQCRDRATNLLSDDCNLFRRPFDIKRCYYRRQCTNDCKDSIAPSCANYKRMCDTSSIVREKCCATCMKRRRHVRHNRRHVFAK, encoded by the exons ATGCTGCACGGCGACCACGGCGAGTTCTGGCTGGAACCAGTCGCCGTGTCTCTGGAAGAAAAACGCGGCACGTCGTCGACCGACGAAATGACGACCGACGATTTAGGCGCCGGTGCTCGCTCGTCGGTCTGTAGAGGCCCGACGGCCCCCGGGGGCCGGCCTCACCTCGTCTTTCGGCGCTCGGCcgagcagcagcaacagcagatCGAGATCGGCGCCGGCGGCCGCAGCAGGCGACGGCGCAAAAAGAAGAGGAAACAGGAGAGAAACTGCGGCACCCGCG AACCGCGTCGATTGACAGAGACGCGGCTCGAATGGCAAACTCAACCAGGCCTCGTCCAAGTTCAAGGCCGTGGGCGAAGGAAACATCATCAAGCGAAATGGCATCGTTCCAAGAGATCGATCAGTACTCCGCGTCATGTCGAGGTTCTTGTCGTCGCTGACATGACGATGATGGCTTTTCACCAGGATGGCGATGTGGAAACTTATCTCCTGACAATCATGAATATGGTGTCCGCGCTCTATCTCGACCCCACCATCGGCAATTTCATCAACATCGTAGTGGTCAGAATTATTCTTGTCGAGGAAGAAGACACAGAG CAAGGGCTGGACATCGCGATAAACGCGGACAGAACTCTATACAATTTCTGCAAATGGCAGCAGAAATTGAATCCCGGTGATGATTCACACCCGAATCATCACGATGTAGCGATTCTAGTGACGAGAGAGGACATTTGTTCGCGTGCGAATACCCCTTGCAGCACTTTGGGAGTGGCTCACGTTGCTGGTATGTGCCAACCGGATCGTAGTTGCAGCGTCAACGAGGATAATGGGATCACATTGGCGCATACAATCACGCATGAATTGGGACATAA TTTTGGAATGTATCATGACACGGAAAAAATCGGCTGCAGTAAACGTGAAGGCGATACTTTACATGTAATGACGCCAACTTTTGAGGTAGACGCTGTTGGAGTAGCCTGGTCCAGATGTTCTAGGAGAGATATCACAAACTTTTTGGA TCAAGGAAAAGGCGATTGCTTAGAAGACGAGCCTGCGGGCAATGACTACGCGTATCCGGATTTGCCACCCGGTGCAATGTATAATGCCGAGCATCAATGCAGGCTGCAGTTCGGCGTAAGAGAAGCTTCTGTTTGTTCTCCGTTGCACGAG ATCTGCTCGAAACTATGGTGCATCGTGGACGGTTCCTGCACTACTATGTTGCATCCGGCAGCTCCGGGAACACATTGTGGGAAACACATG TGGTGTCAAAATCAGGAATGTGTACCTATCGTCGATCGACCGCGGCAAATTGACGGCGGTTGGGGCGAATGGGGATCATGGAGCGAGTGCTCAAGAACTTGCGGCGCCGGTGTCTCGATAGTCGAGAGGAAATGCGATCATCCGGAACCCGCGCACGGCGGAAAGTTTTGTATAGGCGAGAGACGCCGCTATAAAATCTGCAACACGCAGTCTTGTCCGGAAGGTACGCCGAGTTTCCGTGCGATTCAGTGCAGCAACTATGATGGCAAAGAATACAAGGGAAAGAATTATACTTGGCTGCCATATTTTGACCAAA CGGAGCCTTGCGAGCTTTATTGCACTGATACAGAGGAAAGCGTAATCGTCCCTTGGGGAGAGGCTGCTCTCGACGGTACACCATGCAATGTTGGTACCAGGGACATGTGCATTGCTGGCATATGCAGA aaagtcgGTTGTGATTGGATGGTGGATTCCGATGCTACGGAAGATCGCTGTGGAATTTGTCATGGCGATGGTACTCAATGCGAGACCACCAGCGGCgtttatgataaaaacgaTGGTCCCGGGTACAAGGAAGTCATTGTCATTCCGTCCGGTTCTCGAAATATTAAGATCGAAGAGATCGGTAAcagtaaaaattacattggCATCGGCGTGCCGAATTccgacaaatattttctaaatggaAAACG GCAGATCACTTTAGCGGGCGAGTACGAAGTGGCCGGCACGCCAGCTTTATATGAACGTGATCGAGACAGAGAAAAGATTAGAATTCCAGGACCTATCAAAGAAGATATTGCAgtctat TTAATTTACAGAGGTCATTATCGCAATTTCGGACTACGTTATGAATACACCGTACCGAAAAAGAAGCCTGATCGAGCTCCAGAATATTCATGGGTATCTTCCGATTGGACTCTCTGTACGGTCACTTGCGGCGGTGGCACACAAACTTCGCACGCAATCTGTCGCGAAAAGAAAAGCGGTACCGTTGAGGATCATTTCTGCGATGGTATAGAGAAGCCGGAACCGAAGTCACGCGAATGCAATTCGAATCCGTGCCCCGCAAG ATGGTGGGTGGGCCCATGGCAGATGTGTCCTGTTACATGCGGTGATAGCGCGCTGCGCAAGAGATCGGTCATGTGCGTGTTCTCCGGTGCCGGTACCGATCGATCAGACTTGGCACTACCCGATCGCGATTGCGATAAGAACATACGACCCGAAGAAGTGGAACCGTGCCCCGATTTGCCGCCATGCGGGCCCACCTCGGAAATACCACTATTCGTATACGCCGACAACAAGGACATGTCATTCTACAATATCAGTCTGAACGAACAAGACGGTATTACGATAGTCGACAGCCTCACCACGGAGGAGCCGGAGATCCTCGAGTTCGACAACGTCGTCGACGAGAACCCGGACAATTCCATGTACAACACTAAGTCGAAGTGGACGGTATCGAAGTGGAGTCACTGTTCGAATGGCAAGAGGAACAGGAAAGTCACCTGTTCCGTGCCGGGCGATTGTAATCCGGATAACAAACCAACTAGTATCGAGGACTGTTACAGTGGAAAATGGATCACCG GAAATTGGGGAAGTTGCAACGCGACTTGCCTCATAAAGTCTGGAATCAAATATAGAGAAGTACAATGTCGTGATCGCGCGACAAATTTGCTCTCTGACGACTGCAATCTTTTCAGAAGACCGTTTGATATAAAGCGCTGTTATTATCGACGGCAATGTACCAATG atTGCAAGGATAGCATAGCTCCGTCGTGTGCAAACTACAAACGCATGTGTGATACATCATCGATTGTGCGAGAAAAGTGTTGCGCTACGTGCATGAAACGACGACGGCACGTTCGCCACAATAGACGACACGTATTTGccaaataa
- the LOC126849671 gene encoding A disintegrin and metalloproteinase with thrombospondin motifs 7 isoform X1, producing MPIMWYLLSMLQVLIIVGQSNLEARQRVPNVRGLYTLQQHLHDHEIVIPRKVNHLGNLISHNVTHHHHEDGPIVHYRVTVAGNEYHLELTATDNFIGRAMVVERRKRDLHVRSPAKSHGSKCHYRGFIKGHRNSRVALSACDGLAGMLHGDHGEFWLEPVAVSLEEKRGTSSTDEMTTDDLGAGARSSVCRGPTAPGGRPHLVFRRSAEQQQQQIEIGAGGRSRRRRKKKRKQERNCGTREPRRLTETRLEWQTQPGLVQVQGRGRRKHHQAKWHRSKRSISTPRHVEVLVVADMTMMAFHQDGDVETYLLTIMNMVSALYLDPTIGNFINIVVVRIILVEEEDTEQGLDIAINADRTLYNFCKWQQKLNPGDDSHPNHHDVAILVTREDICSRANTPCSTLGVAHVAGMCQPDRSCSVNEDNGITLAHTITHELGHNFGMYHDTEKIGCSKREGDTLHVMTPTFEVDAVGVAWSRCSRRDITNFLDQGKGDCLEDEPAGNDYAYPDLPPGAMYNAEHQCRLQFGVREASVCSPLHEICSKLWCIVDGSCTTMLHPAAPGTHCGKHMWCQNQECVPIVDRPRQIDGGWGEWGSWSECSRTCGAGVSIVERKCDHPEPAHGGKFCIGERRRYKICNTQSCPEGTPSFRAIQCSNYDGKEYKGKNYTWLPYFDQTEPCELYCTDTEESVIVPWGEAALDGTPCNVGTRDMCIAGICRKVGCDWMVDSDATEDRCGICHGDGTQCETTSGVYDKNDGPGYKEVIVIPSGSRNIKIEEIGNSKNYIGIGVPNSDKYFLNGKRQITLAGEYEVAGTPALYERDRDREKIRIPGPIKEDIAVYLIYRGHYRNFGLRYEYTVPKKKPDRAPEYSWVSSDWTLCTVTCGGGTQTSHAICREKKSGTVEDHFCDGIEKPEPKSRECNSNPCPARWWVGPWQMCPVTCGDSALRKRSVMCVFSGAGTDRSDLALPDRDCDKNIRPEEVEPCPDLPPCGPTSEIPLFVYADNKDMSFYNISLNEQDGITIVDSLTTEEPEILEFDNVVDENPDNSMYNTKSKWTVSKWSHCSNGKRNRKVTCSVPGDCNPDNKPTSIEDCYSGKWITGNWGSCNATCLIKSGIKYREVQCRDRATNLLSDDCNLFRRPFDIKRCYYRRQCTNDCKDSIAPSCANYKRMCDTSSIVREKCCATCMKRRRHVRHNRRHVFAK from the exons GATTATATACTTTACAGCAACATTTACACGATCACGAGATTGTAATACCACGGAAGGTGAATCACCTAGGCAACTTAATCTCGCATAATGTTACGCATCATCATCACGAGGACGGACCAATCGTTCATTATCGTGTGACAGTAGCTGGTAACGAGTATCACCTCGAACTGACAGCTACCGATAACTTCATTGGCCGCGCGATGGTTGTGGAAAGGCGGAAACGGGATCTGCACGTCCGCAGCCCGGCGAAAAGTCACGGCAGCAAATGTCATTATCGGGGATTTATTAAGGGCCATCGGAATTCCCGCGTCGCCCTGTCTGCCTGCGATGGTCTG GCGGGTATGCTGCACGGCGACCACGGCGAGTTCTGGCTGGAACCAGTCGCCGTGTCTCTGGAAGAAAAACGCGGCACGTCGTCGACCGACGAAATGACGACCGACGATTTAGGCGCCGGTGCTCGCTCGTCGGTCTGTAGAGGCCCGACGGCCCCCGGGGGCCGGCCTCACCTCGTCTTTCGGCGCTCGGCcgagcagcagcaacagcagatCGAGATCGGCGCCGGCGGCCGCAGCAGGCGACGGCGCAAAAAGAAGAGGAAACAGGAGAGAAACTGCGGCACCCGCG AACCGCGTCGATTGACAGAGACGCGGCTCGAATGGCAAACTCAACCAGGCCTCGTCCAAGTTCAAGGCCGTGGGCGAAGGAAACATCATCAAGCGAAATGGCATCGTTCCAAGAGATCGATCAGTACTCCGCGTCATGTCGAGGTTCTTGTCGTCGCTGACATGACGATGATGGCTTTTCACCAGGATGGCGATGTGGAAACTTATCTCCTGACAATCATGAATATGGTGTCCGCGCTCTATCTCGACCCCACCATCGGCAATTTCATCAACATCGTAGTGGTCAGAATTATTCTTGTCGAGGAAGAAGACACAGAG CAAGGGCTGGACATCGCGATAAACGCGGACAGAACTCTATACAATTTCTGCAAATGGCAGCAGAAATTGAATCCCGGTGATGATTCACACCCGAATCATCACGATGTAGCGATTCTAGTGACGAGAGAGGACATTTGTTCGCGTGCGAATACCCCTTGCAGCACTTTGGGAGTGGCTCACGTTGCTGGTATGTGCCAACCGGATCGTAGTTGCAGCGTCAACGAGGATAATGGGATCACATTGGCGCATACAATCACGCATGAATTGGGACATAA TTTTGGAATGTATCATGACACGGAAAAAATCGGCTGCAGTAAACGTGAAGGCGATACTTTACATGTAATGACGCCAACTTTTGAGGTAGACGCTGTTGGAGTAGCCTGGTCCAGATGTTCTAGGAGAGATATCACAAACTTTTTGGA TCAAGGAAAAGGCGATTGCTTAGAAGACGAGCCTGCGGGCAATGACTACGCGTATCCGGATTTGCCACCCGGTGCAATGTATAATGCCGAGCATCAATGCAGGCTGCAGTTCGGCGTAAGAGAAGCTTCTGTTTGTTCTCCGTTGCACGAG ATCTGCTCGAAACTATGGTGCATCGTGGACGGTTCCTGCACTACTATGTTGCATCCGGCAGCTCCGGGAACACATTGTGGGAAACACATG TGGTGTCAAAATCAGGAATGTGTACCTATCGTCGATCGACCGCGGCAAATTGACGGCGGTTGGGGCGAATGGGGATCATGGAGCGAGTGCTCAAGAACTTGCGGCGCCGGTGTCTCGATAGTCGAGAGGAAATGCGATCATCCGGAACCCGCGCACGGCGGAAAGTTTTGTATAGGCGAGAGACGCCGCTATAAAATCTGCAACACGCAGTCTTGTCCGGAAGGTACGCCGAGTTTCCGTGCGATTCAGTGCAGCAACTATGATGGCAAAGAATACAAGGGAAAGAATTATACTTGGCTGCCATATTTTGACCAAA CGGAGCCTTGCGAGCTTTATTGCACTGATACAGAGGAAAGCGTAATCGTCCCTTGGGGAGAGGCTGCTCTCGACGGTACACCATGCAATGTTGGTACCAGGGACATGTGCATTGCTGGCATATGCAGA aaagtcgGTTGTGATTGGATGGTGGATTCCGATGCTACGGAAGATCGCTGTGGAATTTGTCATGGCGATGGTACTCAATGCGAGACCACCAGCGGCgtttatgataaaaacgaTGGTCCCGGGTACAAGGAAGTCATTGTCATTCCGTCCGGTTCTCGAAATATTAAGATCGAAGAGATCGGTAAcagtaaaaattacattggCATCGGCGTGCCGAATTccgacaaatattttctaaatggaAAACG GCAGATCACTTTAGCGGGCGAGTACGAAGTGGCCGGCACGCCAGCTTTATATGAACGTGATCGAGACAGAGAAAAGATTAGAATTCCAGGACCTATCAAAGAAGATATTGCAgtctat TTAATTTACAGAGGTCATTATCGCAATTTCGGACTACGTTATGAATACACCGTACCGAAAAAGAAGCCTGATCGAGCTCCAGAATATTCATGGGTATCTTCCGATTGGACTCTCTGTACGGTCACTTGCGGCGGTGGCACACAAACTTCGCACGCAATCTGTCGCGAAAAGAAAAGCGGTACCGTTGAGGATCATTTCTGCGATGGTATAGAGAAGCCGGAACCGAAGTCACGCGAATGCAATTCGAATCCGTGCCCCGCAAG ATGGTGGGTGGGCCCATGGCAGATGTGTCCTGTTACATGCGGTGATAGCGCGCTGCGCAAGAGATCGGTCATGTGCGTGTTCTCCGGTGCCGGTACCGATCGATCAGACTTGGCACTACCCGATCGCGATTGCGATAAGAACATACGACCCGAAGAAGTGGAACCGTGCCCCGATTTGCCGCCATGCGGGCCCACCTCGGAAATACCACTATTCGTATACGCCGACAACAAGGACATGTCATTCTACAATATCAGTCTGAACGAACAAGACGGTATTACGATAGTCGACAGCCTCACCACGGAGGAGCCGGAGATCCTCGAGTTCGACAACGTCGTCGACGAGAACCCGGACAATTCCATGTACAACACTAAGTCGAAGTGGACGGTATCGAAGTGGAGTCACTGTTCGAATGGCAAGAGGAACAGGAAAGTCACCTGTTCCGTGCCGGGCGATTGTAATCCGGATAACAAACCAACTAGTATCGAGGACTGTTACAGTGGAAAATGGATCACCG GAAATTGGGGAAGTTGCAACGCGACTTGCCTCATAAAGTCTGGAATCAAATATAGAGAAGTACAATGTCGTGATCGCGCGACAAATTTGCTCTCTGACGACTGCAATCTTTTCAGAAGACCGTTTGATATAAAGCGCTGTTATTATCGACGGCAATGTACCAATG atTGCAAGGATAGCATAGCTCCGTCGTGTGCAAACTACAAACGCATGTGTGATACATCATCGATTGTGCGAGAAAAGTGTTGCGCTACGTGCATGAAACGACGACGGCACGTTCGCCACAATAGACGACACGTATTTGccaaataa